In Sphingobacterium sp. PCS056, the following proteins share a genomic window:
- a CDS encoding lipid II:glycine glycyltransferase FemX: protein MIADIEDKEIKQIYQTSIIQQTAYWSEVKRLQGVTSKAFNFKTKTADLYVDSDDSTYFIGDLLILIQTLDQDHSIAYVPYGPEVEPSVENQGYFLEQLSESLRSCLPTNCIMIRYDLSWESHWAKEDDCYDINGNWLGVPDKKIQEIRFNFNTTNWNLRKANTDILPSNTIFVDLKKNEEALLGAMKTKTRYNVNLSQRKGVKIRSLGLDSLAIWYDLYRQTAARNHFFLHDISYFRVVLSARANDTLSPADVYLLVAEIEDKPLAAMFLVVSANRGTYLYGASATENRNYMATYALQWRAMQIAKEKGCTEYDFFGVAPQADASHPLYGLYRFKTGFGGEIFHRMGCWDYPLDNEKYKYYTSMEFKNQSYHLS, encoded by the coding sequence ATGATTGCCGACATAGAAGACAAAGAAATTAAACAAATTTATCAAACATCTATTATTCAACAAACAGCCTATTGGTCTGAAGTGAAACGATTACAAGGAGTAACCTCAAAAGCATTTAATTTTAAAACAAAAACAGCAGACCTTTACGTAGACTCAGATGACAGCACTTATTTTATCGGAGATTTGCTGATTTTGATTCAAACTTTAGATCAAGATCACAGCATCGCTTATGTTCCCTATGGGCCAGAAGTGGAGCCATCAGTAGAAAATCAAGGCTATTTTTTAGAACAATTATCCGAAAGCCTAAGATCCTGCTTACCCACAAACTGCATCATGATCCGTTATGACTTATCTTGGGAATCACATTGGGCAAAAGAAGACGACTGTTACGACATAAATGGGAACTGGTTGGGAGTTCCAGATAAAAAAATTCAGGAAATCCGTTTTAACTTCAATACAACTAATTGGAATTTAAGAAAAGCGAATACAGATATCTTACCCTCAAATACTATTTTTGTGGATTTAAAGAAAAATGAGGAAGCTCTATTAGGCGCTATGAAAACCAAAACTCGCTATAATGTCAATCTTTCTCAGAGAAAAGGAGTCAAAATTCGTTCATTAGGTCTGGATAGTTTAGCAATTTGGTATGATCTCTATCGACAAACGGCTGCACGAAATCATTTCTTTTTACATGATATCAGCTATTTTAGAGTTGTACTTTCTGCGCGAGCCAATGACACACTCTCTCCAGCAGATGTCTATTTATTAGTCGCAGAGATTGAAGATAAGCCATTAGCAGCAATGTTTTTGGTCGTATCGGCAAATCGAGGAACATATTTGTACGGAGCATCGGCTACAGAAAATAGAAATTATATGGCTACTTATGCGTTACAATGGCGCGCCATGCAGATTGCTAAAGAAAAAGGCTGTACCGAATATGATTTTTTTGGCGTAGCTCCCCAAGCAGATGCTTCCCATCCATTATATGGACTGTACAGATTCAAAACTGGTTTTGGTGGTGAAATTTTTCATCGTATGGGGTGTTGGGATTATCCGCTAGATAATGAAAAGTATAAATATTATACCTCTATGGAATTCAAAAATCAAAGTTATCATCTGAGCTAA
- a CDS encoding lipoate--protein ligase: MLIIDSPSNNAYFNIASEEYLLYKYPKEDIFLLYSNAPSIIIGKFQNTLAEINLDYVQSQEIKVVRRMSGGGAVYHDLGNLNFSFHTLLGTNDFMDFSTFTQPVLSLLNHLGIPAKLEGRNDLLVEGKKFSGNAKLAKNGKMIQHGTLLINSQMEVLGSALKVNPLKFVDKAVKSNRARVINLSEYLPKEITALPFKELLIAEMMKNNPQAVRHAFTEDDILGIEKLIIEKYNTWEWNFGFSPQYNFKKALKIPAGFIEIHLDVHKGYIEKAKIFGDFFASKPIEELESALIGQKHDIAHLTAWLDQQDLTAYFGKVSTSELLELFK, translated from the coding sequence ATGCTCATCATTGATTCTCCCTCCAACAACGCTTATTTTAATATAGCTTCTGAAGAATATTTACTGTATAAATATCCAAAAGAAGACATTTTCTTATTGTATAGCAATGCACCATCGATTATTATCGGAAAATTTCAAAATACACTGGCGGAGATTAACTTGGATTATGTTCAAAGTCAAGAAATAAAAGTAGTTAGGCGTATGTCTGGAGGAGGAGCAGTTTATCATGACCTTGGAAATTTAAATTTCTCTTTTCATACGCTTTTAGGTACAAATGACTTTATGGATTTTTCAACCTTCACACAGCCTGTCTTATCTTTATTAAATCATTTGGGGATCCCCGCAAAATTAGAAGGTAGAAACGATCTGTTGGTGGAGGGAAAGAAATTTAGTGGAAATGCAAAACTTGCCAAAAATGGGAAGATGATCCAACACGGTACGCTTTTGATCAATTCTCAAATGGAGGTTCTCGGGTCGGCTTTGAAAGTCAATCCTTTAAAATTTGTGGATAAGGCAGTAAAATCGAACCGCGCCCGTGTGATCAATCTAAGTGAATATCTACCTAAAGAAATTACAGCATTACCTTTCAAAGAATTGCTGATCGCAGAAATGATGAAAAATAATCCGCAAGCAGTCCGCCATGCATTTACAGAAGATGATATCTTGGGTATTGAAAAATTAATAATAGAAAAGTACAATACATGGGAGTGGAATTTTGGGTTTTCGCCACAATATAATTTTAAAAAAGCGCTTAAAATACCAGCGGGCTTTATTGAAATTCATTTAGACGTGCATAAAGGCTATATTGAAAAAGCCAAAATATTTGGAGACTTCTTTGCATCCAAACCGATTGAGGAGCTAGAATCAGCACTAATCGGGCAAAAGCATGACATTGCTCATCTCACAGCGTGGTTGGATCAGCAAGATCTAACAGCATATTTTGGGAAAGTCAGCACATCAGAATTATTAGAGCTGTTTAAATAA
- a CDS encoding family 10 glycosylhydrolase, which produces MNHHHSLKLRICVLFFLGLFLLTSKQAAAANNTDQPMFWTWLDYRPTSNFDSLCREMQYLGIDGVMLNAPTPDDYRVAIPIAHKYGIKVVAWLWTLNLEHDREQILKKHPEWFSVNRNGKSLADTTAYVGYYKFLSPVLPEVKNYIKEKIQSYCDVEGLDGISIDYNRYVDVVLPTTLWPKYHIVQDREYAAWDYGYHPVAIQKFKDQYGYDPRTQKDPSSDLKWRQFRCDQITDIANMIADVVHASGKIMAASPFPTPKMASRMVRQDWGKWKLDMVFPMVYSNFYTEDPSFIRDCTIENVNDKNKMTTLFCGLMASDSDVMFTEMDEALNHGAQGIAIFTINSIRDPKIKEKFKSYTAEAKAKKRANNGVMPIIGKNQIVRNPFKKEGIMNLITAKIQHMVAGSATTDNLPEVKLSSFKKVASYDVTERYLVSDELSNKKFHVTFYFYGGILSGWNVDTTT; this is translated from the coding sequence ATGAACCACCATCATTCGCTTAAATTACGTATTTGCGTTCTTTTTTTCTTAGGATTATTTCTTTTGACCAGCAAACAAGCTGCTGCTGCAAACAACACAGATCAACCCATGTTTTGGACTTGGTTAGATTACAGACCTACCAGTAATTTTGATTCCCTATGTCGTGAAATGCAATACTTAGGTATCGATGGTGTCATGCTCAATGCTCCTACCCCTGATGATTATAGAGTAGCCATTCCGATTGCGCATAAATATGGGATTAAAGTAGTTGCCTGGTTATGGACGTTAAATCTTGAACATGATCGGGAACAGATTTTGAAAAAACATCCGGAGTGGTTTAGTGTGAATAGAAATGGTAAAAGTTTAGCTGATACAACGGCATATGTGGGTTATTATAAATTCTTATCTCCTGTTCTTCCAGAAGTCAAAAATTATATCAAAGAAAAAATTCAATCCTATTGCGATGTAGAGGGTTTGGATGGGATCTCTATCGACTATAACCGCTACGTCGATGTGGTACTTCCTACCACACTTTGGCCCAAATATCATATCGTGCAAGATCGCGAATATGCCGCTTGGGATTATGGCTATCATCCAGTAGCGATCCAAAAATTCAAAGATCAATATGGTTATGATCCACGTACACAGAAAGATCCCTCTAGCGATCTCAAATGGAGACAGTTTCGTTGTGATCAAATTACAGATATAGCCAATATGATTGCAGATGTGGTGCATGCGAGTGGTAAAATAATGGCTGCATCCCCCTTTCCAACACCTAAAATGGCTTCTCGAATGGTAAGGCAAGATTGGGGGAAATGGAAATTGGATATGGTATTTCCGATGGTATACAGTAATTTCTACACAGAAGATCCAAGTTTTATTAGAGATTGCACAATCGAAAATGTAAACGACAAAAATAAGATGACGACTTTATTCTGCGGACTAATGGCGAGTGATAGTGATGTCATGTTTACAGAAATGGATGAGGCGTTGAATCATGGAGCACAGGGAATAGCCATATTTACAATTAATAGCATCCGTGATCCTAAAATTAAAGAGAAATTTAAAAGCTATACTGCAGAGGCAAAGGCGAAAAAACGAGCAAATAATGGTGTAATGCCTATTATTGGTAAAAATCAAATTGTACGTAATCCATTCAAAAAAGAAGGAATTATGAATTTAATTACCGCTAAAATACAGCATATGGTTGCGGGATCAGCAACAACCGACAATCTTCCTGAGGTAAAATTATCAAGTTTCAAAAAGGTGGCATCTTATGATGTTACGGAACGCTATCTGGTTTCGGATGAATTAAGTAATAAAAAATTTCATGTCACTTTCTATTTTTATGGAGGAATATTGTCAGGATGGAATGTAGACACGACAACTTAA